In Candidatus Binatia bacterium, one DNA window encodes the following:
- a CDS encoding alpha/beta fold hydrolase: MWGQFTRPRTLVSFEREILAAPDGDQLVLDHVDGPPGSPRFVLLHGLEGSSYSVYAQGMMMLARAAGLRGTVLNFRSCARDPRDVTRWLPNDRPRLYHSGETSDFDHVVRELARREPETPIVAAGVSLGGNVLLKWLGENPEQRLVCAAATVSVPYDLSAGARHLACRIGRLYTRHFLPTLYAKIAGLARRFPEVAERVDLERARRARDFEPFDDAATAPLHGFAGAADYYGRSSSLRYLDRITTPTLCISAQDDPFLPSRVLDDVRDAASPAVELVVTPRGGHCGFVAGRHPRRPGYWAEELVVRWLAEHCGRGDGR; encoded by the coding sequence GTGTGGGGGCAGTTCACGCGCCCGCGCACGCTGGTGTCGTTCGAGCGCGAGATCCTCGCCGCTCCCGACGGCGATCAGCTCGTGCTCGACCACGTCGACGGCCCGCCCGGGTCGCCGCGCTTCGTCCTGCTGCACGGCCTCGAGGGCAGCTCGTACTCGGTCTACGCGCAGGGGATGATGATGCTCGCGCGCGCGGCCGGGCTGCGCGGCACCGTGCTGAACTTCCGGTCGTGCGCGCGCGACCCGCGTGACGTCACGCGCTGGCTGCCGAACGATCGTCCGCGGCTCTACCACTCGGGCGAGACCAGCGACTTCGACCACGTCGTGCGCGAGCTCGCGCGCCGCGAGCCCGAGACGCCGATCGTCGCGGCCGGCGTGTCGCTCGGCGGCAACGTGCTGCTCAAGTGGCTCGGCGAGAATCCGGAGCAGCGTCTGGTGTGCGCCGCGGCGACCGTGTCCGTGCCGTACGACCTCTCGGCCGGCGCGCGCCACCTGGCGTGCCGGATCGGACGGCTCTACACGCGGCACTTCCTGCCGACGCTGTATGCCAAGATCGCCGGGCTCGCGCGCCGCTTCCCCGAGGTCGCGGAGCGCGTCGACCTCGAGCGCGCGCGCCGCGCGCGCGACTTCGAGCCCTTCGACGACGCGGCGACGGCGCCGCTGCACGGCTTTGCCGGCGCCGCCGATTACTACGGGCGCTCGAGCTCGCTGCGCTACCTCGACCGCATCACGACGCCGACCCTGTGCATCAGCGCGCAGGACGATCCGTTCCTGCCGAGCCGCGTGCTCGACGACGTTCGCGACGCGGCGTCGCCGGCGGTCGAGCTGGTGGTGACGCCGCGCGGCGGGCACTGCGGGTTCGTCGCCGGGCGCCACCCGCGGCGGCCGGGCTACTGGGCCGAGGAGCTGGTCGTGCGCTGGCTCGCGGAGCACTGCGGACGCGGCGACGGCCGCTGA
- the ftsH gene encoding ATP-dependent zinc metalloprotease FtsH — MERRTRFSLLYYLWVLSLILLVDTFLFGGPSVPEIPYSEFLDRVTKNQVATVVLTPEQIWGEMKATSGAAPTDVAKTSDATKASDAATASADAAHAPTSDAAKQASDTAKADADATKKTITPPARETPWRLDRIRAWFAGAEEQAKRAQQEREAALRRQFTVTPVDDPNLVATLQAHGVDFRAEIESHWLRDLFLNWIVPFGILFLLWGVVMQRMGQGPGVLNVGKSKAKIYAADEQSRTRFSDVAGVDEAVEETREIVAFLKEPAKYTRLGAKLPTGVLLVGPPGTGKTLLARAVAGEAGVPFFSLSGSDFVEMFVGVGAARVRDLFQEAKKKAPCIIFIDELDAIGKSRGQTAAPVGGYDERENTLNQILVEMDGFDGKSGVVLMAATNRPEVLDPALLRPGRFDRQILVDRPDREGRLAIFRIHSRNLTLGDDVDLAQMAAQTVGFVGADIANLCNEAALLAARRGRDRVVMADFQDAMERVIGGLEKKNRVLNERERRTVAYHESGHTLVGYLTPGADPVQKVSIVPRGRGALGYTLQAPLEDRYLMSRAELLGRIRTLLGGRAAEEIVFGEISTGASDDLEKASKIARDMLTVYGMSKRLPNLSLSRGQAGFLGQGPQTAPHSGEIEQAIGEEQLEILRDCYAEAKRILTEHRAQLEALAQRLLAQEKLEASDLLEILGPRPGEAGGERSPTAAA; from the coding sequence ATGGAACGACGGACGCGGTTTTCCCTCCTCTACTACCTGTGGGTGTTGAGCCTCATCCTGCTCGTCGACACGTTCCTGTTCGGCGGGCCGTCGGTGCCGGAGATCCCGTACAGCGAGTTCCTCGACCGCGTGACGAAGAACCAGGTCGCGACGGTCGTGCTCACGCCGGAGCAGATCTGGGGGGAGATGAAGGCCACGTCCGGCGCGGCGCCGACCGATGTGGCGAAGACGTCGGATGCGACGAAGGCGTCGGACGCGGCGACGGCGTCGGCCGACGCTGCGCACGCGCCGACGTCCGACGCGGCGAAGCAGGCGTCCGACACCGCGAAGGCGGACGCGGACGCCACGAAGAAGACCATCACCCCGCCCGCGCGCGAGACGCCGTGGCGCCTCGACCGCATCCGCGCCTGGTTCGCCGGCGCCGAGGAGCAGGCGAAGCGCGCGCAGCAGGAGCGTGAGGCGGCGCTGCGCCGTCAGTTCACGGTCACGCCCGTCGACGATCCGAACCTCGTCGCGACGCTGCAGGCGCACGGCGTCGACTTCCGCGCCGAGATCGAGTCGCACTGGCTGCGCGACCTGTTCCTCAACTGGATCGTGCCCTTCGGCATCCTGTTCCTGCTCTGGGGCGTGGTCATGCAGCGCATGGGGCAGGGGCCCGGCGTGCTCAACGTCGGCAAGAGCAAGGCAAAAATCTACGCCGCGGACGAGCAGAGCCGCACGCGCTTCTCCGACGTCGCGGGCGTCGACGAGGCGGTCGAGGAGACGCGCGAGATCGTCGCGTTCCTGAAGGAGCCCGCGAAGTACACGCGGCTCGGCGCGAAGCTGCCGACCGGCGTGCTGCTCGTCGGACCGCCCGGCACCGGCAAGACGCTGCTCGCGCGCGCGGTCGCCGGCGAGGCCGGCGTGCCGTTCTTCAGCCTCTCGGGCTCGGACTTCGTCGAGATGTTCGTCGGCGTCGGCGCGGCGCGCGTCCGCGACCTGTTCCAGGAGGCGAAGAAGAAGGCGCCGTGCATCATCTTCATCGACGAGCTCGACGCGATCGGGAAGTCGCGCGGCCAGACCGCGGCGCCGGTCGGCGGCTACGACGAGCGCGAGAATACGCTCAACCAGATCCTGGTCGAGATGGACGGCTTCGACGGCAAGTCGGGCGTCGTGCTGATGGCGGCGACCAACCGTCCCGAGGTGCTCGACCCGGCGCTGCTGCGTCCCGGGCGCTTCGACCGCCAGATCCTCGTCGACCGCCCCGACCGCGAGGGACGGCTCGCGATCTTCCGCATCCACTCGCGCAACCTCACGCTGGGCGACGACGTCGACCTCGCGCAGATGGCGGCGCAGACCGTCGGCTTCGTCGGCGCGGACATCGCGAACCTGTGCAACGAGGCGGCGCTGCTCGCCGCGCGCCGCGGCCGCGACCGCGTCGTGATGGCCGACTTCCAGGACGCGATGGAGCGCGTGATCGGCGGGCTCGAGAAGAAGAATCGCGTGCTCAACGAGCGCGAGCGGCGTACCGTCGCCTACCACGAGTCCGGCCACACGCTGGTCGGATACTTGACGCCCGGCGCGGACCCCGTGCAGAAGGTGTCGATCGTGCCGCGCGGACGCGGCGCGCTGGGCTACACGCTGCAGGCGCCGCTCGAGGACCGCTACCTGATGTCGCGCGCCGAGCTGCTCGGCCGCATCCGCACGCTGCTCGGCGGCCGCGCCGCGGAGGAGATCGTGTTCGGCGAGATCTCGACCGGCGCGTCCGACGACCTCGAGAAGGCGAGCAAGATCGCGCGCGACATGCTCACCGTCTACGGCATGAGCAAGCGCCTGCCGAACCTGTCGCTGTCGCGCGGCCAGGCGGGCTTCCTCGGCCAGGGCCCGCAGACCGCGCCGCACTCGGGCGAGATCGAGCAGGCGATCGGCGAGGAGCAGCTCGAGATCCTGCGCGACTGCTACGCCGAGGCGAAGCGCATCCTCACCGAGCACCGCGCGCAGCTCGAGGCGCTCGCGCAGCGCCTGCTCGCGCAGGAGAAGCTCGAGGCGTCCGACCTGCTCGAGATCCTCGGCCCGCGTCCCGGCGAGGCGGGCGGCGAGCGCTCGCCGACGGCCGCGGCCTGA
- a CDS encoding succinate dehydrogenase/fumarate reductase iron-sulfur subunit yields the protein MSAQNGQGTRSYKLKIWRQPNGSAAGKLVDYEISGIDPNMSFLEMMDQLNEHLLKKGQEPIAIESDCREGICGTCGVVIDGRAHGPVPNITTCSLRMREFPDGATIVVEPFRARSFPVIKDLIVDRSAFDRIIQRGGYVSVNAGSAPEANSIPVPRHVQEAAMDSAACIACGACVAACPNAAAHLFVGAKVRHLALLPQGHPERTQRVLAMVQQMDEEGFGDCSNHGECEAACPKSISIENIAALRREYLRAALQNQD from the coding sequence ATGAGCGCGCAGAACGGACAGGGAACGCGGTCGTACAAGCTCAAGATCTGGCGGCAGCCGAACGGCTCCGCCGCCGGCAAGCTCGTCGACTACGAGATCTCGGGGATCGATCCGAACATGTCGTTCCTCGAGATGATGGATCAGCTCAACGAGCACCTGCTCAAGAAGGGCCAGGAGCCGATCGCGATCGAGAGCGACTGCCGCGAGGGCATCTGCGGCACCTGCGGCGTGGTCATCGACGGTCGCGCGCACGGGCCGGTGCCGAACATCACCACCTGCTCGCTGCGCATGCGTGAGTTCCCGGACGGGGCGACCATCGTGGTCGAGCCGTTCCGCGCGCGCTCGTTCCCGGTCATCAAGGACCTGATCGTCGACCGCTCGGCGTTCGACCGCATCATCCAGCGCGGCGGCTACGTCTCGGTGAACGCCGGCTCGGCGCCCGAGGCGAACTCGATCCCGGTGCCGCGCCACGTGCAGGAGGCCGCGATGGACTCGGCCGCCTGCATCGCCTGCGGCGCCTGCGTCGCGGCCTGCCCGAACGCGGCGGCGCACCTGTTCGTCGGCGCCAAGGTGCGTCACCTCGCGCTGCTGCCGCAGGGCCACCCCGAGCGGACCCAGCGCGTCCTTGCCATGGTGCAGCAGATGGACGAGGAAGGCTTCGGCGACTGCTCGAACCACGGCGAGTGCGAGGCGGCGTGTCCCAAGTCGATCTCGATCGAGAACATCGCGGCGCTGCGGCGCGAGTACCTGCGGGCGGCGCTCCAGAATCAGGACTAG
- a CDS encoding glutamine--tRNA ligase/YqeY domain fusion protein, with translation MSERDTGAAAEAAARAPGQDFIRQRISADVAAGKNGGRVHTRFPPEPNGYLHVGHAKSICLNFGVAQEYGGLCNLRFDDTNPVKEDVEYVEAIKRDVRWLGFDWQDREYYASDYFEQLYEYAVQLIRKGLAYVDSLSADEIREYRGTLTEPGRNSPYRDRSVEENLDLFARMRAGEFEDGAHVLRAKIDMASPNLNLRDPTLYRIRKASHHRTGDKWCIYPMYDFAHALSDAIEGITHSLCTLEFEDHRPLYDWFIENLDVPSRPVQIEFARLNLTYTVMSKRKLLQLVREGHVKGWDDPRMPTLAGMRRRGVPPEALRDFCARIGLAKKDATIDIGQLEFSIRDELNRTAPRVMAVLRPLRLVIENWEEGRVEEVEAVNNPEDPSAGTRLVPFSKVLWIERDDFMENPPKKFFRLSPGAEVRLRYAYIVKCTGVVKDPATGEVTEVRCTIDPETRSGLPGASRKVKGTIHWLSAAHAVPVEVRLYDRLFRSEKPEEAGSFLDDLNPNSLEVVESAFAEPSAAAAPVGSRFQFERLGYFAVDPDTTPERTVFNRIVTLRDTWAKIAQSAQSQ, from the coding sequence ATGAGCGAGCGAGACACCGGCGCCGCGGCCGAGGCCGCGGCACGCGCCCCCGGACAGGACTTCATCCGTCAGCGCATCAGCGCCGACGTCGCGGCCGGCAAGAACGGCGGCCGCGTGCACACCCGCTTCCCTCCCGAGCCGAACGGCTACCTGCACGTCGGGCACGCGAAGTCGATCTGCCTGAACTTCGGCGTCGCGCAGGAGTACGGCGGGCTCTGCAACCTGCGCTTCGACGACACCAACCCCGTCAAGGAGGACGTCGAGTACGTCGAGGCGATCAAGCGCGACGTCCGCTGGCTCGGCTTCGACTGGCAGGACCGCGAGTACTACGCGTCCGACTACTTCGAGCAGCTCTACGAGTACGCGGTGCAGCTCATCCGCAAGGGGCTCGCCTACGTCGACAGCCTGTCCGCCGACGAGATCCGCGAGTACCGCGGCACGCTCACCGAGCCGGGGCGCAACAGCCCGTACCGCGATCGCTCCGTCGAGGAGAACCTCGATCTCTTCGCGCGCATGCGCGCCGGCGAGTTCGAGGACGGCGCGCACGTGCTGCGCGCCAAGATCGACATGGCGTCGCCGAACCTGAACCTGCGCGACCCGACGCTCTACCGGATCCGCAAGGCGAGCCACCACCGCACCGGCGACAAGTGGTGCATCTACCCGATGTACGACTTCGCGCACGCGCTGTCGGACGCGATCGAGGGCATCACGCACTCGCTCTGCACGCTCGAGTTCGAGGATCATCGCCCGCTCTACGACTGGTTCATCGAGAACCTCGACGTGCCGAGCCGGCCCGTGCAGATCGAGTTCGCGCGCCTGAACCTCACCTACACGGTGATGAGCAAGCGCAAGCTCCTGCAGCTCGTGCGCGAGGGGCACGTCAAGGGCTGGGACGATCCGCGCATGCCGACGCTCGCCGGCATGCGTCGGCGCGGCGTGCCGCCCGAAGCGCTGCGCGACTTCTGCGCGCGCATCGGGCTCGCGAAGAAGGACGCGACGATCGACATCGGCCAGCTCGAGTTCTCGATCCGCGACGAGCTGAACCGCACCGCGCCGCGCGTGATGGCGGTGCTGCGTCCGCTGCGTCTCGTGATCGAGAACTGGGAGGAGGGCCGCGTCGAGGAGGTCGAGGCGGTGAACAACCCGGAGGATCCGTCCGCCGGGACGCGCCTCGTGCCGTTCTCGAAGGTGCTGTGGATCGAGCGCGACGACTTCATGGAGAACCCGCCGAAGAAGTTCTTCCGCCTGTCGCCCGGCGCCGAGGTGCGGCTGCGCTACGCCTACATCGTCAAGTGCACGGGCGTCGTGAAGGACCCCGCGACCGGCGAGGTCACCGAGGTGCGCTGCACGATCGATCCCGAGACCAGGAGCGGTCTGCCGGGCGCTTCACGCAAGGTGAAGGGCACGATCCACTGGCTGTCGGCGGCGCACGCGGTGCCGGTCGAGGTGCGGCTCTACGACCGCCTGTTCCGCAGCGAGAAGCCGGAGGAGGCGGGCTCGTTCCTCGACGATCTGAACCCGAACTCGCTCGAGGTCGTCGAGAGCGCGTTTGCCGAGCCGTCGGCTGCGGCGGCGCCCGTCGGCAGCCGCTTCCAGTTCGAGCGTCTCGGCTACTTCGCGGTCGACCCCGACACGACGCCCGAGCGGACGGTGTTCAACCGCATCGTCACGCTGCGCGATACGTGGGCCAAGATCGCACAGTCCGCACAGTCGCAGTGA
- a CDS encoding succinate dehydrogenase cytochrome b subunit — protein sequence MQTPRFRPWSSVGKKLLNGLTGVLLLLFIVAHLAGNLTIFAGKDALNAYAATTHSLGGLLIVIELGLAAVFILHAVSAITVWRDNQRARDTRYTVSRSKGAASKQTIASRTMIWTGLVLLVFLIIHLWQFRFGPGEAQGYVADLNGQRVWDLHRIVVETFKQPFWVAFYMAVMALLGFHLRHGFWSAFQSIGALGPRVRPLAFSVGLVFAIVIAVGFFVLPLYVYLFTPLPTAGVASVQP from the coding sequence ATGCAAACGCCGCGCTTTCGTCCTTGGTCGTCGGTCGGAAAAAAGCTGCTCAACGGGCTGACCGGCGTCCTGCTGTTGCTCTTCATCGTCGCGCACCTGGCCGGCAACTTGACGATCTTCGCCGGTAAGGACGCGCTCAACGCCTACGCCGCAACGACCCACAGCCTCGGCGGTCTGCTGATCGTCATCGAGCTCGGGCTCGCCGCGGTGTTCATCCTGCACGCGGTGAGCGCGATCACCGTGTGGCGCGACAACCAGCGCGCCCGCGACACCCGCTATACCGTGTCGCGCAGCAAGGGCGCGGCGAGCAAGCAGACCATCGCGTCGCGGACCATGATCTGGACGGGCCTCGTGCTGCTCGTCTTCCTGATCATCCACCTCTGGCAGTTCCGCTTCGGTCCGGGCGAGGCGCAGGGCTACGTCGCCGATCTGAACGGGCAGCGGGTCTGGGACCTACACCGCATCGTGGTCGAGACCTTCAAGCAGCCGTTCTGGGTCGCGTTCTACATGGCCGTGATGGCGCTGCTCGGCTTTCACCTGCGGCACGGCTTCTGGAGCGCGTTCCAGTCGATCGGCGCGCTCGGCCCGCGCGTGCGTCCGCTCGCGTTCTCGGTCGGCCTGGTGTTCGCGATCGTGATCGCGGTGGGCTTCTTCGTCCTGCCGCTCTACGTTTACCTCTTCACGCCCCTCCCGACGGCGGGCGTCGCGTCGGTGCAGCCATGA
- a CDS encoding fumarate reductase/succinate dehydrogenase flavoprotein subunit, protein MNAPAIGQIEVRDGTLDSKVPGGDIQTKWDRHRFEMKLVNPANKRKYTIIVVGTGLAGSSAAASLAELGYNVLNFCIHDSPRRAHSVAAQGGINAAKNYKNDGDSVWRLFYDTVKGGDFRAREANVYRLAQLSVNIIDQCVAQGVPFAREYGGLLDNRSFGGAQVSRTFYARGQTGQQLLLGCYGALMRQVNAGRVKLFPRREMLDLVLVDGHARGIITRNLVDGKIERWAADAVVVATGGYSTVYYLSTNAVNSNATAIWRCHKRGAYFANPSFMQIHPTCIPQVAEWQSKLTLMSESLRNDGRIWVPKKKGDTRPPNQIPESERDYFLERQYPAFGNLVPRDVASRAAKRMCDEGYGVGPTGRAVYLDFAEALQRLGREGIADRYGNLFAMYHEITNEDPYEVPMRIYPAPHYTMGGLWVDYNLMTTIPGLHAIGEANFSDHGANRLGASALMQGLADGYFILPYTIGNYLAGQQPGKVSTDHPAFAEAEEGVRARVKKLLSLKGKKTARELHWQLGRLLWDHVGMERSASGLATTIEKVRELREEFWENVQLEGGEDINQVLEQAGRVADYFELAELIAIDALARDESCGCHLRVEHQSPEGEPIRDDERYAYVAAWEYTGDLGKPRLHREPLKFENVHLAVRNYK, encoded by the coding sequence ATGAACGCTCCCGCGATCGGTCAAATCGAAGTTCGTGACGGGACGCTCGACTCGAAGGTCCCGGGTGGCGACATCCAGACGAAGTGGGATCGCCACCGCTTCGAGATGAAGCTCGTCAACCCGGCGAACAAGCGGAAGTACACCATCATCGTCGTCGGGACGGGCCTCGCCGGCAGCTCCGCCGCCGCGTCGCTCGCGGAGCTCGGCTACAACGTCCTCAACTTCTGCATCCACGACAGCCCGCGCCGCGCGCACTCGGTCGCCGCGCAGGGCGGCATCAACGCCGCGAAGAACTACAAGAACGACGGCGACAGCGTCTGGCGCCTGTTCTACGACACCGTCAAGGGCGGCGACTTCCGCGCGCGCGAGGCCAACGTCTACCGCCTCGCGCAGCTGTCGGTGAACATCATCGACCAGTGCGTCGCGCAGGGCGTACCGTTCGCGCGCGAGTACGGCGGTCTGCTCGACAACCGCTCGTTCGGCGGCGCGCAGGTGTCGCGTACGTTCTACGCGCGCGGCCAGACGGGTCAGCAGCTCCTGCTCGGCTGCTACGGCGCGCTGATGCGCCAGGTGAACGCGGGACGCGTCAAGCTCTTCCCGCGCCGCGAGATGCTCGACCTCGTCCTGGTCGACGGCCACGCGCGCGGCATCATCACGCGCAACCTGGTCGACGGGAAGATCGAGCGCTGGGCCGCGGACGCGGTGGTGGTCGCGACCGGCGGCTACTCGACGGTCTACTACCTGTCGACCAACGCGGTGAACTCCAACGCGACCGCGATCTGGCGCTGCCACAAGCGCGGCGCGTACTTCGCGAATCCGTCGTTCATGCAGATCCACCCGACCTGCATCCCGCAGGTCGCGGAGTGGCAGTCGAAGCTCACGCTGATGAGCGAGAGCCTGCGCAACGACGGCCGCATCTGGGTGCCGAAGAAGAAGGGCGACACGCGGCCGCCCAACCAGATCCCGGAGTCGGAGCGCGACTACTTCCTCGAGCGGCAGTACCCGGCGTTCGGCAACCTCGTGCCGCGCGACGTCGCCTCACGCGCGGCGAAGCGCATGTGCGACGAGGGCTACGGCGTCGGTCCCACCGGTCGCGCCGTCTACCTCGACTTCGCGGAGGCGCTGCAGCGGCTCGGTCGCGAGGGCATCGCGGACCGCTACGGCAACCTGTTCGCGATGTACCACGAGATCACCAACGAGGATCCGTACGAGGTCCCGATGCGCATCTACCCGGCGCCGCACTACACGATGGGCGGCCTCTGGGTGGACTACAACCTGATGACCACGATCCCCGGTCTGCACGCGATCGGCGAGGCGAACTTCTCCGATCACGGCGCGAACCGGCTCGGCGCGTCGGCGCTCATGCAGGGCCTCGCCGACGGCTACTTCATCCTGCCCTACACGATCGGCAACTACCTCGCGGGTCAGCAGCCCGGGAAGGTCAGCACCGACCACCCGGCGTTCGCCGAGGCCGAGGAGGGCGTGCGCGCGCGGGTGAAGAAGCTCCTCTCCCTCAAGGGCAAGAAGACGGCGCGCGAGCTCCACTGGCAGCTCGGACGCCTCCTCTGGGACCACGTCGGCATGGAGCGCAGCGCGAGCGGCCTCGCCACGACGATCGAGAAGGTCCGCGAGCTGCGCGAGGAGTTCTGGGAGAACGTCCAGCTCGAAGGGGGCGAGGACATCAACCAGGTGCTCGAGCAGGCGGGCCGCGTCGCCGACTACTTCGAGCTCGCCGAGCTCATCGCGATCGACGCGCTGGCGCGCGACGAGAGCTGCGGCTGCCACCTGCGCGTCGAGCACCAGTCCCCGGAGGGCGAGCCGATCCGCGACGACGAGCGCTACGCGTACGTCGCGGCCTGGGAGTACACGGGCGACCTCGGCAAGCCGCGGCTGCACCGTGAGCCGCTCAAATTCGAGAACGTCCACCTGGCTGTACGGAACTACAAATGA
- a CDS encoding MFS transporter, whose translation MTSEPATLVRGARESAPATTAARAGSAAAPERLSVARKLLYGAGELPVGARLASLSVVLFPFYTDVALLPPAMVGAALALGRVWDGINDPITGWLSDRTRTRFGRRRPYMAAMIVPLAICFAALWMPPAGTPREVFVYLVGALFLFDIFFGFYTTPYLALGAELSTDYGERARVVTVRAVFHNLGLLLGGGGFLALAAALGSGREGYATAGIALAALMLVAGVVAFLGTREPPPPAQLESASLRALLADLRATLRLRSFRIVLAGTALAVCGSSINQAFSLYVFRDAFGMPREAGLVVALYLLAATVSFPFWGAAAARFGKNLSFAACLVWSVLSLCVSPLVNPSWPIAAMFAFIVLAGLGVGGYVLPLAIVADVFDEDELDSGRRREGAFFGVWTLTMKLAGAVGIALAGVLLPYLGYVPGQEQQSAETVLLLKLAWGPLPALFFVATLLVVRKFPLSRERHEEIRAALAARAPRKG comes from the coding sequence GTGACCAGCGAGCCCGCCACCCTCGTCCGTGGCGCGCGCGAGAGCGCGCCGGCCACGACCGCCGCCCGCGCCGGCTCCGCCGCCGCGCCGGAGCGCCTGTCGGTCGCGCGCAAGCTGCTCTACGGCGCGGGCGAGCTGCCGGTCGGCGCGCGCCTCGCGTCGCTCAGCGTGGTGCTGTTTCCGTTCTACACCGACGTCGCGCTGCTGCCGCCCGCGATGGTCGGTGCCGCGCTCGCGCTCGGTCGCGTGTGGGACGGCATCAACGACCCGATCACCGGCTGGCTGTCGGACCGCACGCGCACGCGCTTCGGCCGGCGCCGACCGTACATGGCGGCGATGATCGTGCCGCTCGCGATCTGCTTCGCGGCGCTGTGGATGCCGCCCGCGGGCACGCCGCGCGAGGTGTTCGTCTACCTGGTCGGCGCGCTCTTCCTGTTCGACATCTTCTTCGGCTTCTACACCACGCCCTACCTCGCGCTCGGCGCGGAGCTCAGCACCGACTACGGCGAGCGCGCGCGCGTCGTGACGGTGCGCGCCGTGTTCCACAACCTCGGTCTGCTGCTCGGGGGCGGCGGCTTCCTCGCGCTCGCGGCCGCGCTCGGCAGCGGACGCGAAGGCTACGCGACGGCCGGCATCGCGCTCGCCGCGCTGATGCTCGTCGCGGGCGTGGTCGCGTTTCTCGGCACGCGCGAGCCGCCGCCGCCCGCGCAGCTGGAGAGCGCGAGCCTGCGCGCGCTGCTCGCCGACCTGCGTGCGACGCTGCGCTTGCGCTCGTTCCGCATCGTGCTCGCCGGAACCGCGCTCGCGGTCTGCGGCTCGTCGATCAACCAGGCGTTCTCGCTCTACGTCTTCCGCGACGCGTTCGGCATGCCGCGCGAGGCCGGGCTCGTCGTGGCCCTCTACCTGCTCGCGGCGACGGTGAGCTTCCCGTTCTGGGGTGCCGCGGCCGCGCGCTTCGGCAAGAACCTGTCGTTCGCGGCGTGCCTCGTGTGGAGCGTGCTGAGCCTGTGCGTCTCGCCGCTGGTCAACCCGAGCTGGCCGATCGCGGCGATGTTCGCGTTCATCGTCCTCGCCGGGCTCGGCGTCGGCGGCTACGTGCTGCCGCTCGCGATCGTCGCCGACGTGTTCGACGAGGACGAGCTCGACTCGGGACGCCGCCGCGAGGGAGCGTTCTTCGGCGTGTGGACGCTCACCATGAAGCTCGCCGGTGCGGTGGGCATCGCGCTCGCCGGCGTGCTGCTGCCCTACCTCGGCTACGTGCCCGGCCAGGAGCAGCAGTCCGCGGAGACCGTGCTGCTGCTCAAGCTCGCGTGGGGTCCGCTGCCGGCGCTGTTCTTCGTCGCGACGCTGCTCGTCGTGCGGAAGTTCCCGCTGTCGCGCGAGCGGCACGAAGAGATCCGCGCGGCGCTCGCGGCGCGAGCGCCGCGCAAAGGCTGA
- a CDS encoding Hsp20/alpha crystallin family protein produces MAIRDLVHWRPGRKNVPVRRDVDSPFAALQRDINELFERFFDGFGLEPFDWTHDLGSFRPRLDVSETDTEIQVSAELPGVDEKDIEVSLSDDVLTIKGERREEKEEKEKDYYRREQSYGSFHRSIPLPRGIDPDKVQASFKRGVLTVTLPKTAASQRKKIAVNAA; encoded by the coding sequence ATGGCAATCAGGGATCTCGTGCACTGGCGTCCGGGACGCAAGAACGTGCCGGTCCGTCGCGACGTCGACTCGCCGTTCGCAGCGCTTCAGCGCGACATCAACGAGCTCTTCGAACGGTTCTTCGACGGCTTCGGGCTCGAGCCGTTCGACTGGACGCACGACCTCGGTAGCTTCCGGCCGCGTCTCGACGTGTCGGAGACCGACACCGAGATCCAGGTTTCCGCCGAGCTTCCGGGCGTGGACGAGAAGGACATCGAGGTGTCGCTGAGCGACGACGTCCTGACCATCAAGGGTGAGCGTCGCGAGGAGAAGGAGGAGAAGGAGAAGGACTACTACCGTCGCGAGCAGTCCTACGGCTCCTTCCACCGCTCCATCCCGCTGCCGCGGGGCATCGACCCGGACAAGGTGCAGGCGTCGTTCAAGCGTGGCGTCCTCACCGTCACGCTGCCCAAGACGGCGGCGAGCCAGCGGAAGAAGATCGCCGTCAACGCTGCTTGA